A stretch of the Streptomyces sp. WMMB303 genome encodes the following:
- a CDS encoding RDD family protein: MDNREAIGSWLSGPRAAAEEMGADFGHRGKRLGLPAEGPGSIAPVGRRVGALFIDWALSALVAFGLLAGRRLEATNNWALVVFLVMSLLTVGTVGATPGKRLLGLRVVALDGLERLPVWRAAVRTVLLGLALPALVWDRDNRGLHDRLSGSVQVRA, from the coding sequence GTGGACAACAGGGAAGCAATCGGGTCATGGCTGTCCGGACCGCGGGCCGCCGCGGAGGAGATGGGCGCCGATTTCGGCCACCGCGGCAAGCGGCTCGGGCTCCCAGCCGAAGGCCCCGGCTCGATCGCGCCGGTCGGGCGGAGGGTCGGTGCGCTCTTCATCGACTGGGCGCTCTCGGCTCTCGTCGCGTTCGGGCTGCTCGCGGGACGCCGCCTGGAGGCCACCAACAACTGGGCGCTCGTCGTCTTCCTCGTCATGAGCCTGCTGACCGTCGGCACGGTCGGCGCCACCCCCGGGAAGCGGCTGCTGGGGCTGCGTGTGGTCGCGCTGGACGGGCTGGAGAGGCTGCCGGTGTGGCGGGCCGCGGTACGCACCGTGCTGCTCGGCCTCGCCCTGCCCGCGCTCGTCTGGGACCGCGACAACCGCGGACTGCACGACCGCCTCTCGGGCTCGGTCCAGGTGCGGGCCTGA
- a CDS encoding DUF4191 domain-containing protein, which translates to MARKDNTENPGRLKQIAQTYKMTRRVDRKIGWILAGVGLVTFGVLLAVGFLIGHPVYLGIVGVLLGLLACAIIFGRRAERAAFGQMEGQPGAAAAVLENIGRGWQVTPAVAMNRSQDVVHRAVGKAGIVLVGEGNPNRLRGLLASEKKKMSRVVGDVPVHTLVVGNDEGQVELKKLRVRIMKLPRTLQGSEVTQINDRLRALGDLMSNMPIPKGPMPKGMKLPKGPQGR; encoded by the coding sequence ATGGCGAGGAAGGACAACACCGAGAATCCTGGGCGGCTCAAGCAGATCGCCCAGACGTACAAGATGACCCGGCGCGTGGACCGGAAGATCGGTTGGATCCTGGCCGGCGTGGGGCTTGTCACCTTCGGTGTACTCCTCGCGGTCGGCTTTCTGATCGGTCACCCGGTCTACCTGGGGATCGTCGGCGTGCTGCTGGGCCTGCTGGCCTGCGCGATCATCTTCGGGCGCCGCGCTGAGCGGGCCGCGTTCGGACAGATGGAGGGCCAGCCGGGAGCGGCGGCCGCCGTACTGGAGAACATCGGCCGCGGCTGGCAGGTCACCCCGGCCGTGGCGATGAACCGCAGCCAGGACGTGGTCCACCGCGCGGTCGGCAAGGCGGGCATCGTCCTGGTCGGCGAGGGGAACCCGAACCGGCTGCGTGGCCTGCTGGCGTCCGAGAAGAAGAAGATGAGCCGCGTCGTCGGCGACGTACCGGTCCACACCCTCGTCGTCGGCAACGACGAGGGCCAGGTCGAGCTGAAGAAGCTCCGGGTCAGGATCATGAAGCTGCCCCGCACGCTCCAGGGCTCCGAGGTCACCCAGATCAACGACCGCCTCCGCGCGCTCGGCGACCTCATGAGCAACATGCCCATCCCGAAGGGCCCGATGCCCAAGGGCATGAAGCTCCCCAAGGGCCCGCAGGGCCGCTAG
- the lipA gene encoding lipoyl synthase has product MSAVAPDGRKMLRLEVRNSQTPIERKPEWIKTRAKMGPEYNALQSLVKSEGLHTVCQEAGCPNIFECWEDREATFLIGGEQCTRRCDFCQIDTGKPAELDRDEPRRVAESVRTMELRYATITGVARDDLDDGGAWLYAETVRQIHGMMPDTGVELLIPDFNAEPDQLAEVFSSRPEVLAHNVETVPRIFKRIRPGFRYERSLEVLTRAREAGLVVKSNLILGLGETREEISEALRDLHEAGTELITITQYLRPSPRHHPVERWVKPQEFVELKDEADAIGYAGVMSGPLVRSSYRAGRLYQQAVEARRAGTTSAA; this is encoded by the coding sequence GTGTCCGCTGTCGCACCCGACGGTCGCAAGATGCTCCGCCTGGAGGTCCGCAACAGCCAGACCCCCATCGAGCGCAAGCCCGAGTGGATCAAGACCCGGGCGAAAATGGGCCCCGAGTACAACGCCCTCCAGAGCCTGGTCAAGAGCGAGGGGCTGCACACGGTCTGCCAGGAGGCGGGCTGTCCCAACATCTTCGAGTGCTGGGAGGACCGCGAGGCGACCTTCCTGATCGGCGGCGAGCAGTGCACCCGCCGCTGCGACTTCTGCCAGATCGACACCGGCAAGCCCGCCGAGCTCGACCGGGACGAGCCCCGCCGGGTCGCCGAGTCGGTCCGCACCATGGAGCTCCGCTACGCGACGATCACCGGCGTGGCCCGCGACGACCTCGACGACGGCGGCGCCTGGCTCTACGCCGAGACCGTGCGGCAGATCCACGGGATGATGCCCGACACCGGTGTCGAACTGCTGATCCCCGATTTCAACGCCGAACCCGACCAGCTGGCCGAGGTCTTCTCCTCCCGCCCCGAGGTGCTGGCGCACAACGTCGAGACGGTGCCGCGGATCTTCAAGCGCATCCGCCCCGGCTTCCGCTACGAGCGGTCCCTGGAGGTCCTCACCCGCGCCCGCGAGGCCGGGCTGGTCGTCAAGTCCAACCTGATCCTGGGCCTGGGCGAGACCCGCGAGGAGATCAGCGAGGCCCTGCGGGACCTGCACGAGGCCGGTACGGAGCTGATCACCATCACCCAGTACCTGCGCCCCTCCCCGCGCCACCACCCCGTCGAGCGCTGGGTCAAGCCGCAGGAGTTCGTCGAGCTGAAGGACGAGGCCGACGCCATCGGGTACGCGGGCGTCATGTCCGGACCGCTCGTCCGCTCCTCCTACCGCGCCGGACGCCTCTACCAGCAGGCGGTCGAGGCCCGGCGCGCCGGAACGACGTCGGCCGCCTGA
- the lipB gene encoding lipoyl(octanoyl) transferase LipB produces MGDSRPAGPADGELRFVHLGFGENAVDYLDAWQEQKRVHAARFADEVPDTCLMLEHPPVYTAGRRTEDSERPLDGTPVVDVDRGGKITWHGPGQLVGYPILKLPRPVDVVAHVRRLEEAMIRACAELGLETTRVEGRSGVWVLGEDLGRSAGPPAAPGLALDFDPRLGQDGGPPVPEDYDPRLMGPEYAPSNAGQRGEDRKLAQIGIRVAKGVTMHGFALNCDPDTTGFDRIVPCGIRDAGVSSLSQELGRNVPVAEVLPLMEKHLREVLESDTPMPRAV; encoded by the coding sequence ATGGGAGATTCCCGGCCGGCGGGTCCGGCGGACGGCGAACTGCGCTTCGTCCACCTCGGATTCGGCGAGAACGCCGTCGACTACCTGGACGCGTGGCAGGAGCAGAAGCGGGTGCACGCCGCGCGCTTCGCCGACGAGGTGCCCGACACCTGTCTGATGCTGGAGCACCCCCCGGTCTACACGGCCGGACGGCGTACCGAGGACAGCGAGCGTCCGCTCGACGGCACCCCGGTGGTGGACGTCGACCGCGGCGGCAAGATCACCTGGCACGGCCCCGGTCAGCTGGTCGGCTACCCGATCCTGAAGCTGCCGCGCCCCGTCGACGTCGTCGCGCATGTGCGCCGCCTCGAGGAGGCCATGATCCGCGCCTGCGCCGAGCTCGGCCTGGAGACCACGCGCGTGGAGGGCCGCAGCGGCGTGTGGGTGCTGGGCGAGGACCTCGGCCGGTCTGCGGGGCCGCCCGCCGCCCCCGGCCTGGCCCTGGACTTCGATCCGCGGCTCGGCCAGGACGGCGGGCCGCCGGTTCCGGAGGATTACGACCCGCGCCTGATGGGCCCCGAGTACGCGCCCTCCAACGCGGGCCAGCGGGGTGAGGACCGGAAGCTGGCGCAGATCGGCATCCGGGTCGCCAAGGGCGTGACCATGCACGGCTTCGCCCTGAACTGCGACCCGGACACGACCGGTTTCGACCGGATCGTCCCCTGCGGTATCCGCGACGCGGGCGTCTCCTCGCTCTCCCAGGAGCTGGGCAGGAATGTCCCGGTCGCCGAAGTGCTTCCTCTCATGGAGAAGCACCTGCGCGAGGTGCTGGAGTCCGACACCCCGATGCCCCGCGCGGTCTGA
- a CDS encoding regulator, with the protein MTMERPGETVADPAPSSQQRIPNRQLAALIAEAGFSNAGLARRVDQLGLEHGLDLRYDKTSVTRWLRGQQPRGTTPALIAEVFTRRLGRRLTAQDLGLDACAPVYAGLEFAASPAEAVDIVSGLWRKDSGSHAELRKIAFTPAGLVVPSRDWLIGRADERVARGPEPESSGGSGGPPGPGGGGTGGGPAGPPASGTGASGVGAVVGASRGQVPGNGLGAATARPGGAGPGGGLRVPAQTRVGGGIGVAGRAPSLAAARLERVERGPGQRVSGGDVAALRSVCELFRALDHAYGGGHARQALVRYLEHEAEPMLRGVYGEQLGRRLFGAAADLTRLAGWTSYDIAAHGLAQRYFVQALRLTQAAGDRAFGSYVLVTMSRQAVYLGHGREAVQLARVAQQGVGTSVPPVVQALLHAAEARGHGVLGEVRACTASLARAERALDAARPSEEVPGWARFFDEAQLADEFGHCHRDLQQYRAAAQHAERSLQLRGAGFARSRLFCRVVLASARLGLGEIEQACGLAAEAAHQAAEMRSVRAHEYVRDFERRLEPYRDAAAVRQYREKVSALV; encoded by the coding sequence ATGACGATGGAACGACCTGGGGAAACCGTGGCCGACCCGGCCCCGTCCTCCCAGCAGCGCATCCCCAACCGCCAGCTCGCCGCGCTGATCGCGGAGGCCGGGTTCTCCAACGCGGGTCTGGCCAGGCGGGTGGACCAGCTCGGCCTCGAACACGGCCTCGACCTGCGCTACGACAAGACATCGGTGACCCGGTGGCTGCGGGGCCAGCAGCCCAGGGGCACCACGCCCGCGCTGATCGCCGAGGTCTTCACCAGGCGCCTGGGGCGGCGGCTGACGGCGCAGGATCTCGGGCTCGACGCGTGTGCACCCGTGTACGCGGGGTTGGAGTTCGCGGCGTCCCCCGCCGAGGCGGTGGACATCGTCAGCGGGCTGTGGCGCAAGGACTCCGGCAGCCACGCCGAGCTGCGCAAGATCGCGTTCACCCCGGCAGGGCTCGTGGTGCCGAGCCGGGACTGGCTGATCGGCCGCGCCGACGAGCGGGTGGCCCGCGGGCCGGAGCCGGAGAGCTCGGGCGGTTCCGGCGGCCCGCCCGGACCGGGCGGCGGCGGTACCGGCGGCGGACCGGCCGGCCCGCCCGCTTCCGGGACCGGCGCGTCCGGGGTGGGCGCCGTCGTGGGCGCGTCCCGCGGGCAGGTCCCCGGAAACGGACTCGGCGCCGCGACTGCCAGGCCGGGAGGCGCGGGTCCCGGTGGCGGCCTGCGGGTTCCGGCCCAGACCCGGGTGGGCGGCGGCATCGGGGTGGCGGGCAGAGCCCCGTCGCTGGCGGCCGCCCGGCTGGAACGGGTGGAGCGCGGTCCGGGACAGCGGGTCTCGGGAGGTGATGTGGCGGCGCTGCGTTCGGTGTGCGAACTCTTCCGGGCCCTGGACCACGCCTACGGCGGCGGGCACGCGCGGCAGGCCCTGGTGCGGTATCTGGAGCACGAGGCGGAGCCGATGCTGCGCGGCGTCTACGGCGAACAGCTCGGCAGGCGGCTCTTCGGCGCCGCGGCCGACCTGACCCGGCTGGCGGGCTGGACCTCCTACGACATCGCCGCGCACGGGCTGGCGCAGCGCTACTTCGTGCAGGCGCTGCGGCTGACGCAGGCGGCGGGCGACCGCGCGTTCGGCAGCTATGTGCTGGTGACGATGAGCAGGCAGGCCGTCTATCTGGGGCACGGGCGCGAGGCGGTGCAACTGGCCCGGGTGGCGCAGCAGGGCGTGGGGACCTCGGTGCCGCCGGTGGTCCAGGCGCTGCTGCACGCGGCCGAGGCGCGCGGGCACGGGGTGCTGGGCGAGGTGCGGGCCTGCACGGCGTCGCTGGCCCGCGCCGAGCGGGCGCTGGACGCGGCCCGACCGAGCGAGGAGGTACCCGGCTGGGCGCGGTTCTTCGACGAGGCGCAGCTCGCCGACGAGTTCGGGCACTGCCATCGCGACCTGCAGCAGTACCGTGCCGCGGCGCAGCACGCCGAGCGGTCGCTCCAGTTGCGCGGCGCCGGGTTCGCCCGCAGCCGGCTGTTCTGCCGGGTGGTGCTGGCCTCGGCGCGACTGGGTCTGGGTGAGATCGAGCAGGCGTGCGGGCTGGCCGCCGAGGCCGCGCACCAGGCCGCGGAGATGCGGTCGGTGCGGGCGCACGAGTATGTACGGGACTTCGAGCGGCGGCTGGAGCCCTACCGGGACGCGGCGGCGGTTCGGCAGTACCGGGAGAAGGTCTCAGCCCTGGTGTGA
- a CDS encoding MFS transporter has translation MSTFPTRRPHPTRSTSPDQPSAAAAVALEGRSEPASGTAATPGGVAAPGLASRDFLLLLAATFAVFGSATPMLSVVPLWAEHGGSGHGGAGATTAVHMATTVATQIATGRILRRIPASWVLGGGALLIGLPCLGYALTAALPWTVAVSALRGTGFGLVTVAGSALAARLAGPGQRGRALGWYGVAVGLPAAVLVPAAVWAVAEVGFVPVFSVSAALGMLGVPLGAAVLAGRDPSRGRPRTRTSGPVASGPGPVGPDAPGARTAPVRTDSAPGTSGGPVPVRGLPVRLLAAPVLLLLAPVCALGSLMSFLPLALAPQAAPVALLTLSAALTVGRWAAGEWSDRRGGTGRFMAPCAALCALATAAFALVGGGPAAPEGGGAAGTVAAVAAALVFGLGMGALQNDTLVAMFHRTGPERHAAISAAWNMTFDSAYGAGALLTGAVAQTFSLSLPAAFGVLAVLTAAVLPVAAALRLRPSHQG, from the coding sequence ATGAGCACATTCCCCACCCGCCGTCCCCACCCGACGCGGTCAACCTCCCCCGACCAGCCGTCCGCTGCGGCCGCAGTCGCACTCGAAGGCCGGTCCGAGCCCGCGTCCGGGACTGCCGCCACTCCCGGGGGCGTCGCCGCGCCCGGGCTGGCGAGCCGCGACTTCCTCCTCCTGCTCGCCGCCACCTTCGCCGTCTTCGGCAGTGCCACACCGATGCTCTCGGTCGTCCCGCTGTGGGCCGAGCACGGCGGAAGCGGGCACGGCGGAGCGGGTGCGACGACTGCCGTACACATGGCGACGACGGTGGCGACGCAGATCGCCACGGGCCGCATCCTGCGCCGCATACCGGCGTCCTGGGTGCTGGGCGGGGGCGCGCTGCTGATCGGCCTGCCCTGCCTGGGATACGCGCTCACCGCGGCGCTCCCCTGGACGGTGGCGGTCTCGGCCCTCCGCGGGACGGGCTTCGGCCTGGTCACCGTCGCGGGCAGCGCACTCGCCGCCCGCCTGGCGGGTCCGGGCCAGCGCGGCAGGGCGCTGGGCTGGTACGGCGTCGCCGTGGGGCTCCCGGCGGCGGTGCTGGTGCCCGCGGCGGTGTGGGCGGTGGCGGAGGTCGGCTTCGTCCCGGTCTTCTCGGTCTCCGCCGCGCTGGGAATGCTCGGCGTCCCGCTCGGCGCCGCGGTCCTCGCCGGCCGCGACCCCTCCCGCGGCCGCCCCCGGACGCGCACCTCCGGGCCGGTCGCTTCGGGGCCGGGCCCCGTCGGCCCGGACGCCCCCGGCGCCCGCACCGCGCCGGTCCGTACCGACTCGGCGCCGGGCACCTCCGGCGGCCCCGTCCCGGTGCGCGGACTGCCCGTGCGCCTGCTGGCGGCGCCCGTTCTCCTGCTCCTCGCGCCGGTGTGCGCGCTGGGCAGCCTGATGTCCTTCCTGCCGCTCGCGCTCGCGCCCCAGGCAGCGCCGGTCGCGCTGCTCACGCTCTCCGCCGCGCTGACCGTCGGCCGCTGGGCCGCGGGGGAGTGGAGCGACCGGCGCGGCGGCACCGGGCGCTTCATGGCACCCTGCGCGGCCCTGTGCGCTCTGGCGACCGCGGCGTTCGCCCTCGTCGGAGGCGGCCCCGCGGCGCCGGAGGGCGGCGGCGCCGCAGGCACGGTCGCGGCGGTGGCGGCGGCCCTCGTGTTCGGACTGGGGATGGGCGCGCTGCAGAACGACACGCTCGTGGCGATGTTCCACCGGACCGGACCCGAGCGCCACGCAGCGATCAGCGCAGCCTGGAACATGACCTTCGACTCGGCCTACGGCGCCGGTGCACTGCTGACCGGCGCCGTGGCCCAGACCTTCTCCCTCAGCCTGCCCGCGGCCTTCGGAGTCCTCGCCGTCCTGACGGCCGCCGTACTGCCCGTGGCGGCCGCGCTCCGGCTCCGGCCCTCACACCAGGGCTGA
- a CDS encoding LysR family transcriptional regulator, with translation MELKHLETFLVVARHLHFTRAARELGYVQSSVTAHVQTLEAELGVALFERPGRRVTLTESGRELCGHARVLLGQAEQARDAVRGAGEDPDQMRGTLRLAAPESLCAHHLPTVLSAMRTRFPRLHLAFRPAGRGPLLDALAEGTIDAGFLQEEAVNAPGVVAERMRREPLRLVARPEHPLARKRRVATEELAGETVLLLEPGCVQRVVMERELSRAGLCPPTVEFFSLEALRRCAAAGLGVGAAPASSVDGEIARGELTALAWEHRPVLDVFFVRHAARSVPPAVRELAALARELWSAPEPPA, from the coding sequence ATGGAGCTGAAGCATCTGGAGACCTTCCTGGTCGTGGCCCGCCACCTGCACTTCACCCGGGCGGCTCGGGAGTTGGGATATGTCCAGTCGAGCGTCACCGCGCATGTGCAAACGCTGGAGGCGGAGTTGGGGGTGGCGCTGTTCGAGCGTCCGGGGCGGCGGGTGACGCTGACCGAGTCGGGCCGGGAGCTGTGCGGGCACGCGCGGGTGCTGCTCGGCCAGGCCGAGCAGGCGCGGGATGCCGTGCGCGGCGCGGGCGAGGACCCGGACCAGATGCGGGGCACGCTGCGGTTGGCGGCGCCGGAGAGCCTGTGCGCGCACCATCTGCCGACGGTGCTGAGCGCCATGCGGACCCGCTTTCCCCGGCTGCATCTGGCCTTCCGGCCCGCGGGACGCGGCCCCTTGCTCGACGCGCTGGCCGAGGGGACGATCGACGCGGGCTTCCTCCAGGAGGAGGCGGTCAACGCGCCCGGGGTGGTGGCCGAGCGGATGCGGCGCGAGCCCCTCCGACTGGTGGCACGGCCGGAGCATCCGCTGGCCCGAAAGCGGCGGGTCGCGACGGAGGAGCTGGCCGGCGAGACCGTGCTGCTGCTGGAGCCCGGATGCGTGCAGCGGGTGGTGATGGAGCGCGAACTGAGCCGGGCGGGATTGTGCCCGCCCACGGTCGAGTTCTTCAGTCTGGAGGCGCTGCGGCGCTGCGCGGCGGCGGGGCTGGGGGTGGGGGCCGCGCCGGCCTCCTCGGTGGACGGGGAGATCGCCCGCGGCGAACTGACTGCCCTGGCCTGGGAACACCGGCCGGTGCTGGACGTCTTCTTCGTCCGGCACGCGGCCCGCTCGGTGCCGCCGGCCGTCCGGGAGCTGGCGGCGCTGGCCCGCGAACTGTGGTCCGCCCCGGAGCCCCCGGCCTGA
- a CDS encoding sensor histidine kinase — MDVSGAVEAREAAARMDEGRPGATSPGRRAGGPTGAALLAAGRGFVLMALSLGVSLALFVMTLVSLVLTLLGIGAAGTPWLLHVVRVHADQRRVLAREWAGLDIPTPYRPLPPGLHGLTGHVERCVLMLKDPATWRDLCWLLTDAVAGFVLALLPTALIGYGLEGWVMFAGVWQAVAGDYWYGFIHLETFGDAALCAVLGSALLVLARFVNPHLITAHFLLAGGLLAPTRGARLSRRVEQLYETRHDAVDTSAAELRRIERDLHDGAQARLVAMGMSLGTIEALVEQDPGKAKRLLGQARASSAEALTELRDLVRGIHPPVLAERGLGDAAEALALRTQVPVETDIELPGRFAEPVESAAYFAVSEVLTNAVKHAEADHIWLDIHYSYGAGGMLRISVTDDGAGGADASKGSGIAGIERRLGPFDGIVAVSSPPGGPTMVTLEIPCRPVPRA; from the coding sequence ATGGACGTGAGCGGGGCGGTCGAAGCCCGGGAGGCGGCGGCGCGGATGGACGAGGGGCGGCCGGGAGCCACCTCCCCCGGGCGGCGGGCGGGCGGTCCGACGGGTGCGGCCCTGCTGGCGGCCGGACGCGGCTTCGTCCTGATGGCGCTCTCCCTCGGCGTCTCCCTGGCCCTGTTCGTGATGACGCTGGTGTCGCTGGTGCTGACGCTGCTCGGCATCGGAGCCGCCGGCACCCCGTGGCTTCTGCACGTCGTGCGGGTGCACGCCGACCAGCGCCGAGTGCTCGCCCGGGAGTGGGCGGGCCTGGACATCCCCACCCCCTACCGGCCGCTGCCGCCCGGCCTGCACGGCCTCACCGGACACGTCGAGCGCTGCGTGCTGATGCTCAAGGACCCCGCCACCTGGCGGGACCTGTGCTGGCTGCTCACCGACGCCGTCGCCGGCTTCGTCCTCGCCCTGCTGCCGACCGCGCTGATCGGCTACGGCCTGGAGGGCTGGGTGATGTTCGCGGGCGTGTGGCAAGCCGTCGCCGGCGACTACTGGTACGGCTTCATCCACCTGGAGACCTTCGGCGACGCGGCGCTGTGCGCGGTCCTCGGCAGCGCCCTGCTGGTGCTGGCCCGCTTCGTCAACCCGCACCTGATCACCGCGCACTTCCTGCTGGCCGGGGGGCTGCTGGCGCCCACCCGCGGTGCCCGGCTCTCCCGGCGCGTCGAGCAGCTGTACGAGACGCGGCACGACGCGGTGGACACCTCGGCGGCCGAGCTGCGCCGTATCGAGCGGGACCTGCACGACGGTGCGCAGGCCCGGCTGGTCGCCATGGGCATGAGCCTGGGCACCATCGAGGCGCTCGTCGAGCAGGACCCCGGGAAGGCCAAACGACTCCTCGGCCAGGCCCGTGCCTCCTCGGCGGAGGCGCTGACCGAACTGCGCGACCTGGTGCGGGGCATCCACCCCCCGGTGCTCGCCGAACGAGGACTGGGCGACGCGGCCGAAGCCCTCGCGCTGCGCACGCAGGTGCCGGTCGAGACCGACATCGAGCTGCCCGGCCGGTTCGCCGAACCGGTCGAGTCGGCGGCGTACTTCGCGGTCAGCGAGGTCCTCACCAACGCGGTCAAGCATGCGGAAGCCGACCACATCTGGCTGGACATCCACTACTCCTACGGAGCGGGCGGCATGCTGCGGATCTCCGTCACCGACGACGGAGCGGGCGGCGCCGACGCCTCGAAGGGGTCGGGGATCGCCGGCATCGAGCGCCGACTGGGCCCCTTCGACGGCATCGTGGCCGTCAGCAGCCCGCCCGGTGGCCCCACCATGGTCACCCTCGAGATCCCCTGCCGCCCGGTGCCCCGGGCCTGA
- a CDS encoding MMPL family transporter yields MRRATTPSSPPGGAGRPAPRGAAARLADWSVRHRRSAVIGWLLFVVLATALGGMAGLTEPTDSEQSVRDSARATAILEDAGIDEPPAESVMVTSPDKGGWRAAADEVVRAVRATGEVEHVREPVPAADDRAGLIGFRMREETDGADEGPIDKVLGAVDRVRDAHAGEGVEIRQYGEASAMKWLNGILGDDFAKAEWTAVPLALGILLVAFGALVAALLPVALALTAFLAANGILALVSGALHIDETTNSVMLLMGLAVGVDYCLFYLRRERDERAAGRDPESALRIAAATSGRAVLVSGLTVMVAMAGMFFSGLLLFKGFAVATILVVCIAMLGSVTILPALLSWLGDRVEKGKVPFLGGRRRDRAAGRRKPAGRISGALLRPVLAAPGVCAVLAAVAMLALAAPALGMKTEQLSLDKQMPKDAGLRIDAEKIGERFPGGPAPARVVLKADDVRAPETRAALAEFTETVRGDSGHFGRGVETAVHAGQDVAVIDVPLAGDGTDATSLAALKVLRERIVPDTLGPVAADGQVYTTGELAGSEDFKDQLKEGIVPVLVFITTVTFLLMLVCFRSVPVALASIVLNLLSVGAAYGVMTAVFQHGWGASLFGTEAVGAIESWMPLFVLVVLFGLSMDYHVFVVSRIREARDRGMSTREAIGDGIRATASAVTGAALIMVAVFAVFATLSMQDMKQMGVGLSVAVLLDATVVRMVLLPAVLMLLGERSWYLPRALRGLPHLAHGDAGGEETVGPDGFDVADGSGRRTSGQGAGAAPRDAWGTGPGGHAGPRSGERPPERIG; encoded by the coding sequence ATGCGCAGAGCGACCACACCCAGCAGCCCTCCGGGGGGTGCCGGCCGGCCGGCACCGCGCGGAGCGGCCGCGCGGCTCGCGGACTGGAGCGTGCGGCACCGCAGATCGGCGGTGATCGGCTGGCTGCTCTTCGTCGTACTCGCCACCGCGCTCGGCGGGATGGCCGGGCTAACCGAACCGACCGACAGCGAGCAGTCCGTGCGGGACTCGGCGCGGGCGACCGCCATCCTGGAGGACGCCGGGATCGACGAGCCGCCGGCCGAGTCGGTGATGGTCACCAGCCCGGACAAGGGCGGGTGGCGGGCGGCCGCTGACGAAGTCGTCCGGGCCGTCCGCGCGACCGGCGAGGTCGAGCACGTCCGGGAGCCCGTACCGGCCGCGGACGACCGCGCCGGCCTGATCGGATTCCGGATGCGGGAGGAGACGGACGGCGCCGACGAGGGGCCGATCGACAAGGTGCTCGGCGCCGTGGACCGGGTCCGCGACGCGCACGCGGGCGAGGGCGTCGAGATCCGCCAGTACGGCGAGGCCAGCGCCATGAAGTGGCTGAACGGGATCCTGGGCGACGACTTCGCCAAGGCCGAGTGGACGGCCGTCCCGCTGGCCCTGGGCATCCTGCTGGTGGCCTTCGGGGCGCTGGTGGCCGCGCTGCTGCCGGTGGCGCTCGCGCTGACGGCGTTCCTCGCCGCGAACGGCATCCTGGCGCTCGTCTCCGGCGCGCTGCACATCGACGAGACGACCAACTCGGTGATGCTGCTGATGGGTCTCGCGGTCGGGGTCGACTACTGCCTCTTCTACCTGCGGCGGGAGCGGGACGAGCGGGCCGCCGGACGGGACCCGGAGAGCGCGCTGCGGATCGCCGCCGCCACCAGCGGCCGCGCCGTGCTGGTGTCCGGCCTGACGGTGATGGTGGCGATGGCGGGCATGTTCTTCTCCGGACTGCTGCTGTTCAAGGGCTTCGCCGTGGCCACGATCCTCGTCGTCTGCATCGCGATGCTGGGCTCCGTGACGATCCTGCCCGCGCTGCTGTCCTGGCTGGGCGACCGCGTCGAGAAGGGCAAGGTCCCCTTCCTGGGCGGCCGCAGGCGGGACCGGGCGGCCGGGCGGCGGAAGCCGGCGGGCCGGATCTCCGGTGCGCTGCTGCGCCCGGTGCTGGCGGCCCCCGGGGTGTGCGCGGTGCTCGCCGCCGTGGCGATGCTGGCACTGGCGGCCCCCGCGCTGGGGATGAAGACCGAGCAGCTCTCGCTGGACAAGCAGATGCCGAAGGACGCCGGGCTGCGGATCGACGCGGAGAAGATCGGCGAGCGGTTCCCCGGCGGTCCGGCCCCGGCCCGGGTCGTGCTCAAGGCCGACGACGTGCGCGCCCCGGAGACCCGTGCGGCGCTGGCGGAGTTCACCGAGACGGTCCGCGGCGACAGCGGCCACTTCGGACGCGGTGTGGAGACGGCGGTGCACGCCGGGCAGGACGTCGCCGTCATCGACGTCCCGCTGGCGGGCGACGGCACCGACGCGACGTCGCTGGCCGCGCTGAAGGTGCTGCGCGAGCGGATCGTCCCGGACACGCTGGGCCCGGTCGCCGCCGACGGGCAGGTCTACACGACCGGGGAGCTGGCCGGATCGGAGGACTTCAAGGACCAGTTGAAGGAGGGCATCGTGCCGGTGCTGGTCTTCATCACCACCGTCACGTTCCTGCTGATGCTGGTCTGCTTCCGCTCGGTGCCCGTCGCGCTCGCCTCGATCGTCCTCAACCTGCTGTCGGTGGGGGCCGCCTACGGGGTGATGACGGCGGTCTTCCAGCACGGCTGGGGGGCCTCGCTGTTCGGCACCGAGGCGGTGGGCGCCATCGAGTCGTGGATGCCGCTGTTCGTGCTGGTCGTCCTCTTCGGCCTGTCGATGGACTACCACGTCTTCGTGGTATCCCGGATCCGCGAGGCCAGGGACCGGGGCATGAGCACCCGCGAGGCCATCGGCGACGGGATCCGGGCCACGGCCTCGGCGGTGACCGGTGCGGCGCTCATCATGGTCGCGGTCTTCGCGGTCTTCGCGACGCTGTCGATGCAGGACATGAAGCAGATGGGCGTCGGGCTCTCGGTGGCCGTGCTGCTGGACGCGACCGTCGTGCGGATGGTGCTGCTGCCGGCGGTGCTGATGCTGCTGGGCGAGCGCAGTTGGTATCTGCCGCGCGCACTGCGCGGGCTGCCGCACCTGGCGCACGGGGACGCCGGGGGCGAGGAGACCGTCGGGCCCGACGGGTTCGACGTCGCCGACGGATCCGGCCGAAGGACGTCCGGTCAGGGCGCGGGCGCCGCGCCGCGGGACGCCTGGGGTACCGGGCCGGGCGGACACGCCGGGCCACGCTCCGGCGAGCGGCCTCCCGAGCGCATCGGATAG